The following coding sequences lie in one Onychomys torridus chromosome X, mOncTor1.1, whole genome shotgun sequence genomic window:
- the Nbdy gene encoding negative regulator of P-body association, which translates to MGDQPCASGRSTLPPGNTREPKPPKKRCVLAPRWDYPEGTPSGGSATLPSAPPPASAGLKSHPPPPEK; encoded by the coding sequence ATGGGGGACCAACCTTGTGCCTCCGGGAGGTCCACGCTCCCACCAGGCAATACGCGGGAACCCAAGCCTCCAAAAAAGCGCTGTGTCCTGGCTCCGCGGTGGGATTATCCCGAAGGGACTCCCAGTGGAGGTAGTGCCACTCTCCCCTCGGcgcctcctcctgcttctgctggaCTGAAGTCGCACCCTCCTCCTCCGGAGAAGTAG